The genomic DNA CATATCGGGGGCCCGATGTCGGCGGTCGATGTGCTTATTAATCTATATTTCAATGAAATGAATATTGATCCAGCAAATTCACAAGCAGCAGATCGTGATCGCTTTGTATTATCAAAAGGTCATTCTGCGATTGGCCTATACGCTGTTTTAGCATTAAGAGGATACTGCCCAATAGAAGAGTTGAAAACATTCGACGCACTTAACTCGCGTCTACAAGCACACCCTGATATGAATACATTACCAGGGCTTGATATGTCAACAGGATCACTTGGTATGGGAATTTCTGCAGCAGTTGGAATGGCGCTCGGTGCGAAGCTTCAAAATAAAGACTTCCGCACGTATTGCATGATTGGTGACGGGGAATCGCAAGAAGGGCAAGTGTGGGAAGCGGCTGATGTGGCTTCGAAATATAGGTTGGATAATCTCGTAGCGATTCTTGATTACAATAAACTCCAACAATTTGGCTGGAACGGTGAAGGAGAAGCGCGAGAAATTCCGGTACATGCACCTGAAAAACGGTGGGAAGCTTTCGGCTGGAACGTGATCAGCGTTGATGGCCATAACCCTGTAGAAATTAGTGCGGCCTTTGCTGAAGCACGTAAAGTAAGTGGAAAACCGACAATTATTATCGCCAATACCATAAAAGGAAAGGGTGTATCCTTTATGGAAAATGCTTATTTATGGCATTCACGTATTCCGACAGACGAAGAACTAAATACGGCAGTACAAGAACTAGAAATGGGGTTTGTAAAATGAAAAGTACACTATTGACGGAGAAAGTATCAATGAGAGATGCATTTGGTGAGACATTACTTCAATTGTCGTTGAAAGACGAAAATGTCTACGCGCTGGATGGGGATTTGGCGAATTCTACAAAAGTGGATACGGTTGCTACAAAGAATCCAGAGAAATTTTTACAAATGGGGATTGCAGAACAAAATATGATGAGTGTGGCGGCGGGACTTGCGTCAACTGGATTACAGCCTTGGGCCGTAACATTTGCAGCATTTCTATCCAAACGTGCGATTGATCAAATACAAGTTCAAATTGCCCAGCCGAATTTAAATGTCAAAATGGTTGGGGCCTACAGTGGTCTATTAACTGGATTGACTGGAAAAACACATCAGGCATTAGAAGACTTAGCTATTTTCCGTACCCTTGCCAATATGACTGTGTTAGCACCGGCAGACAGTGTAGAAGTCGAGAAGATGATGGAGGCTGTCCATCAGCATGAGGGACCAGTCTATATGCGTTTGGCTCGTGATCCATACCCGGTTATTTTTGGTGATGACTATAAATTTGAAATTGGGAAAGCAGTCACAGTAAAAGAAGGAACAGACGTCACAATTATTTCAACGGGAACACAAACAAGCCGTTCGCTTGAAGCAGCTGAACAACTCGAAGCGGAAGGCATCTCAGTATCGGTCGTTCACATGCCTACGATTAAACCACTTGATAAAGCAGCCATTCTTAAAGCCGCGGAAACAACGGGGGTCATCGTTACAGCTGAAGAGCATAGCATTTACGGGGGGCTTGGCAGTGCAGTGGCAGAAGTTCTCGTTGAGGAAAAACCGGTACCTATGCTGCGTGTAGGTGTAAAAGATCGGAACTCTGAATCAGGCCCGAATGAAGAAATGTTGGAGAAATACGAAATTTCACCTCGCCATATTGTGAAAGCTGTCCAAGAAGTATTGAAGAAAAAAGTCCTTTAAGAAAGTTTTTATCTATATAAGATGAACAAAAGAATCCCATGATGAA from Sporosarcina sp. FSL K6-1522 includes the following:
- a CDS encoding transketolase family protein, which codes for MKSTLLTEKVSMRDAFGETLLQLSLKDENVYALDGDLANSTKVDTVATKNPEKFLQMGIAEQNMMSVAAGLASTGLQPWAVTFAAFLSKRAIDQIQVQIAQPNLNVKMVGAYSGLLTGLTGKTHQALEDLAIFRTLANMTVLAPADSVEVEKMMEAVHQHEGPVYMRLARDPYPVIFGDDYKFEIGKAVTVKEGTDVTIISTGTQTSRSLEAAEQLEAEGISVSVVHMPTIKPLDKAAILKAAETTGVIVTAEEHSIYGGLGSAVAEVLVEEKPVPMLRVGVKDRNSESGPNEEMLEKYEISPRHIVKAVQEVLKKKVL
- a CDS encoding transketolase — its product is MTVLLNEEKLTDLKKKACEARSLIIETVHHAGAGHIGGPMSAVDVLINLYFNEMNIDPANSQAADRDRFVLSKGHSAIGLYAVLALRGYCPIEELKTFDALNSRLQAHPDMNTLPGLDMSTGSLGMGISAAVGMALGAKLQNKDFRTYCMIGDGESQEGQVWEAADVASKYRLDNLVAILDYNKLQQFGWNGEGEAREIPVHAPEKRWEAFGWNVISVDGHNPVEISAAFAEARKVSGKPTIIIANTIKGKGVSFMENAYLWHSRIPTDEELNTAVQELEMGFVK